The genomic segment ATGCTCACGATTACGATCGCGTAATTTCTGAAATGGACGCTAACGACAAATCACTGACTCAAGCAACGCGTTTTGACCTTGCGATTGCAGCATTTGAGCACACGGCCTCTTACGATGGCATGATCGCTAATTACTTCGGCACTATGGTTCCTTCTTATGGAGAGAACAAAGAAGGTGATGAAGAGAGCAAGTTCCCTCGCACCTTCAACCAACAGTTCGAGAAAAAACAAGACATGCGCTACGGTGAGAACAGTCATCAAGCTGCTGCATTCTATGTTGAAGTAAATCCTGAAGAAGCGTCAGTATCAACTGCTCGCCAGATCCAAGGTAAAGCGCTTTCTTACAACAACATTGCAGATACAGATGCTGCTCTAGAGTGTGTGAAAGAATTCGACGAACCTGCATGTGTTATCGTTAAACACGCAAATCCATGTGGTGTTGCCCTAGGTAAAGATGTTCTTGAAGCTTATGACCGCGCTTTCAAAACAGACCCAACCTCTGCATTTGGCGGTATCATCGCATTTAACCGCGAACTAGATGCAGCTACAGCAACAGCAATTACTGAGCGTCAATTCGTTGAAGTTATCATTGCTCCTTCTGTTTCTGTTGAAGCAATTGAAATCGTAGCGGCTAAGAAAAACCTTCGTCTACTTGAATGTGGTGAGTGGACGACGAAAACAACTGGCTTTGACGTGAAACGCGTTAACGGCGGTTTACTAGTTCAAGATCGCGATCAAGGCATGGTATCTGAAGATGAGCTTAAAGTGGTTTCTAAGCGCCAACCAACAGCTGAAGAATTAAAAGATGCATTGTTCTGCTGGAAAGTAGCTAAATACGTTAAATCTAACGCCATTGTTTACTCTAAAGGTGACATGACTATTGGTGTCGGCGCTGGCCAAATGAGCCGCGTTTATTCTGCAAAAATCGCTGGAATTAAAGCCGCTGACGAAGGTCTTGTGGTTGAAGGCTGTGCAATGGCATCTGATGCGTTCTTCCCATTCCGTGATGGTATTGATGCTGCTGCTGAAGCTGGCATTAAATGTGTTATCCAACCGGGTGGCTCTATGCGTGATGACGAAGTTATTGCTGCAGCTGACGAACATGGTATGGCGATGATCTTTACCGGTATGCGTCACTTCCGCCACTAGGGAATACAGTAACGAGAGCGCTTCGCTTCTAGAAACTAGAACGCTGCGCTCCTATAAGAGCAAAAGAACACACTTTGTGAGTTTACATTGCTCTTATAGTTTCTAGTAAAGTGAACTTTGTATTCACCGATTTATATAATTTATTCCCATTACAATATGGTATTAAGGATTAAAACATGAACGTATTGATCATCGGTGCCGGCGGTCGTGAGCACGCGCTTGGCTGGAAAGCAGCACAAAACCCAAACGTTGAAACGGTATTTATCGCTCCAGGTAATGCAGGTACAGCGCTTGAGCCAAAATTAGAAAACGTGGCGATTGATGTTGAAGACATTACTGCTCTTGTTGCGTTTGCTAAAGAAAAAGAAATTGAACTGACTATCGTTGGCCCTGAAGGTCCATTAGTGATTGGTGTAGTTGATGCATTCCGTGAAGCAGGATTACCTATCTTTGGCCCTACGAAAGCGGCAGCACAACTAGAAGGTTCTAAAGCGTTTACTAAAGACTTCTTGGCTCGCCATGATATTCCAACAGGCTACTACGCTAACTTCACTGAAATTGAGCCAGCATTAGCTTATGTTCGTGAACAAGGTGCACCGATTGTCGTTAAAGCCGACGGCCTTGCTGCTGGTAAAGGCGTTATTGTTGCAATGACGCTTGAAGAAGCAGAAGACGCAATTAAAGATATGCTTGCTGGTAATGCCTTTGGTGACGCCGGCAGTCGTGTCGTTATTGAAGAGTTTCTGGAAGGCGAAGAAGCAAGCTTTATCGTTATGGTTGATGGCGCGAGTGTTCTACCAATGGCGACTAGCCAAGATCACAAACGTGTAGGCGATAAAGACACTGGCCCTAACACAGGTGGAATGGGCGCGTACTCTCCTGCTCCTGTTGTTACTCCTGAAATCCATAATCGTATTCTAGAAGAAGTTATCTATCCTACGGTTCGTGGAATGGATGCTGAAGGTGCGCCTTACACTGGATTTTTATATGCTGGTTTGATGATTGATGCTGATGGCACACCAAAAGTCATCGAATATAACTGTCGCTTTGGTGATCCAGAAACACAGCCTATCATGATGCGTATGGAATCAGATCTTGTTGAGCTATGCCTAATGGCGATCGATGAGAAACTGGATGAAGCAGAATCTAAATGGGATCCACGTGCGTCTATCGGTGTTGTTCTTGCTGCTGGTGGTTACCCTTCAGATTACGCAAAAGGAGATATCATCTCTCTTCCTGCGACTGAAGTTGAAGGCCAGAAAGTATTTCATGCCGGCACAAAAAACAACGACGCTGGTGATGTAGTTACAAATGGCGGACGTGTGTTATGTGCAACTGCATTAGGTAATACCGTCTTAGAAGCTCAGGAACGTGCATATGAGCTTACAAAGCAAGTTAGTTGGAATGGAATGTTCCACCGCAATGACATTGGTTACCGTGCCATTGCTCGTGAATTAGAAAGTAAATAAACATCACTTTTCTACAAATAGCAAAAAGGCGCTGATGATAGCGCCTTTTTTATTGTACAATAATCGACAACTGGTATTAATCTTCAATAAGATTTGGGCGCTCTACACACTTATAACTGTCATCGGTTAATAACAATAATTCAGACATCTTCAGCACCTTTTTATTCCTGTTTTTTTCTTCACCTAAAAACGAAATAAAACTGTCTAAACCCGACAACCTAGCAACGACAAAATCAGGCAATATTTGATTAAACTCTACTTCACTATATTCCTCACCATTGCATGAATAAAACGTTTCACCATCCCACTCACCTTGATATAAGGAAATGCCCTCTTTATTTGAGTTTTCCACTTTAGTAATTAAATACTGAGATTGGTCTTGGAATTGAGCTAATTGGTTTGGCATTAAAGGAAAGATACGGCCATCTTTACGATAACGTTGATAAACAGCCTCGCCATTACCATTGTAACGAACATGCATAAAATAAGGAGTAAGTTCATTCGTCTTATCTAGCATTTCGCCTTCACGAACCGCTTCTACCAAGATGTTTTTTTCCCAGCGATACGTGGTTTTATACCAACCATAATCACCGATAGTCACATAGTCAGATGCACTAATTGATTGTTGTAATCGACGGGTATACCAATAGTAGCTAGTTGCATCCCCTTGAATTTGACCACTAGTTAAGATGGTCGATTTAATGCGCTGTTCATCTTGTGGGCTAGAAGAGCAACCAAAAAGAAAAGTAGAGAGAAGTAATGTAGAGAGGATTCGCTTCATAAAAATGCCGAGTTAGGGTAACTCGGCAAAGTATATCTTAGTTCACTGATTCTTTCAGTGCTTTACCAGCAACAAATGCAGGAACATTAGCTGCTTTAATTTGAATCTCATCACCAGTCTTAGGGTTGCGACCAGTGCGTGCTGCACGGTGATTAACCTTAAACGTACCAAAGCCAATAAGTTGAACCTGATCACCATCTTTCAGTGCGCCAGTTACGCCTTCTAGAGTCGCTTCAAGAGCTGCTTTTGCTTGTGCTTTTGATAGATCTGCTTTTTCAGCAATAGCATCAATTAACTGGGTTTTATTCATTAGGGTTTCCCTTCTATTTTTTTGAAATCCCCTTCACTCTAATGCATAAAGCCCCCATCTGGCAAAGGTTTGTCGCACTTCTTGCTACGGAATGCGTGTTCTTTAAACATAAACTGAGTAACGTCTCACAAATTGTTACTAATTTTCATTTATGAGTCATTGTATTTTGGTCAATCAGCACCCATTTTATAAGGGCTTGCTTACTTTTTTGAGATTAATAATGTTTATTTTATCCATCTATATTGCCATTTCTATTAGTGTATCTTTCATTTGTTCTGTGCTTGAAGCTATTTTACTTAGTATTAGTCCAAGCTACTTAGCCCAAATGCGCCAGGAGAATCACCCTTCAGCGGAAAGATTAACGAAACTTAAAAATAATGTAGATCGCCCTTTGGCATCTATTTTAACGCTAAATACTATCGCCCATACTGCTGGTGCTGCTGCATCTGGTGCTCAGGCCTCTATTGTTTTTGGTAGTGAATGGTTAGGCGTATTCTCAGCGTTTTTAACATTCGCTATCCTATTATTCTCAGAGATCGTACCTAAAACGATTGGGGCAACTTACTGGCGTCAATTGGCTCCAATGGCAGCAAGAATGCTTTATTGGATGGTTCTATTGCTTACACCTGTTGTCTGGGCCTCTGAACAACTGACTAAACGTTTAGCTCGTGGTCATCAAGCACCAAAGTTAAGAGATGAAATTGCAGCAATGGCAACCCTTGCAAAAGAAAATGGCGAGTTTGCAGAAGGCGAATCAAAAATATTAACTAATATTTTAAATATTAAAGATATTCCCGTGACGCAGATAATGACACCAAGAACCGTATTATTTCGCGTAAATGCAGAAATGACAGTTGAAGACTTCCTAAAAGAACACATGGATACGCCATTCTCTCGTCCTTTAGTGTACAGCGAAGACAGTGACAATATTATTGGCTTTACTCACCGCTTGGAATTGTTCTCTGCAATGCATGAAGGACAAGGGAAGCGCCCTCTAGGCTCTGTTATGCGCCCAATTCAAGTTGTCATCAGCACATCAACCTTACCAAAAGCATTTGAGCACTTAATGAAGCACAGAGCACAGCTTGCTCTAGTCATTGATGAATATGGCACGGTTCAGGGTTTATTAACTCTAGAAGATATCTTTGAATACATGGTTGGCGAAGAGATTATTGATGAAGCTGACAAAACAACAGATATGCAGCAACTTGCTCAACAACGTTGGACAAATTGGAAAACTAAACACGGTGTTATTGATAATACAGATAAAGAAGAACACTAAATAAATTTAAAAATAAAGGTGTTAGCAAGCCCCTTTAGATAAAAACAAAAAAACCGATGAATTATCATCGGTTTTTTTATACAAGTAAGAATATTAGTAACTCAGTTCAAGCCCAATATTACTTACATTTTCATCTCGTAATTCTTGGCGTAAATCTTTAATTAAATCAATATCACGCTCTTCTGCTTCACGAAGAGGACGGAAAATAGCCCACTGGACATCCCACTCTTCACAAATCACTTCAATTTCTTTTTGATTTTCGTCTGTTACTTCTTCACCCGTTTCAGCTTCAACTAATTGAGCAACGGTCATCACTGATAATTGGCTGATCTTAAACATAGCTTCTTCTAATACATCACGATCTAAGATCCCGTGCAAGAAAGTCGATAATGCAACACAAGCATCAATGGCAGGATAAGTGAGATAAATTGAGTCATCATCTAACTCAGGGATCATTTCTTCTAGCTTTTCTAATTGACGTTCGAAATTAATCTTGGCATTTTTAACGGTCAATAATTCCCAAATACTATCTAGTATAACGCGATAGGTTTGAGGTTCAGCAAAGCCTGTTGCTTCACAATAATGGGCATAGTTTGGATACATACGCTCACATAAAGAAGCCATAAAAGTAATTTGTTGCCATGGTTCAAACTTTTCTAAACGAACTTGGATAGGATTGCGTAACATATACGATTCTACACTATAAAAAAATGACGCTTTAAGTGTACTTGATAACCACGAATGACAAAAGGAAGGTTATGAATAAATTACTTATCATTTCAAAAGAAAAAGAGAAATACCTCTCACTTTTCAAGCAATCGGATCTTCCTGATCTCGAAATTTGTCATGATCTTAGAAAGGCTGACATTGTTCTTGCCGATCCACCACTCATTCTGGACTTACTTAACCAATTTGAATCTGTCGACTGGGTTCAATCTACCTTTACGGGCATTGACGCTTTAACACACCCAGACTTACGACAAGACTACGATCTGACCAATGTAAAAGGGATCTTTGGTCAACAGATCTCTGAGTATGTCTTGGGTTATTGCATTCAATATTTTCGTCACTTTTCATTGTATGAGCAGCAACAACAGAAAAAACAATGGCAACCTCATAGCTACTCATCACTCACCGATAAAGTCATGGTCATTCTAGGTACGGGATCGATTGGTTGCGCTCTTGCAAAAACAGCGAAAGCATTAGGCTTTACTGCTTATGGTATTAATCGTTTAGGCATTCCACCCAAAGATTCTCCCTTTGAAAAAGTATTTCACATTACTGAAATGAGCAGCGCTTTTAAGCAAGCAGACGTGATTGTCAGTACGTTACCTAAAACAGAACAAACCGTTGGCTTACTTAATATTGATACGTTAAACGATTGTAATGGCGCATTACTATTTAACGTTGGACGTGGTGATGTCATCGATAACTATGGCTTATTGCATGCCCTAGAGTCGCAATCTCTCTCCCATGCTTTTCTCGATGTTTTTATTAACGAGCCCTTATCTCAAGAATGTTCCTATTGGCACCATCCTAACATCACAGTGACTCCACATATTGCTGCCATCAGTTTTCCTGAGCAGGTTTTCGAGCAATTTTCTGAGAACTACTTACGTTGGCGTGATGGGTTTTCATTATTGAACTTGGTGGATTTTGATAAGGGTTATTAAGGTCATTTAATAAAAAACAAAGCCTGTTTATTCGCAGGCTTCAATATTCTGAGTCCGAGTGAGTTTTTAAACGGTAAGCGTGTGTCGGTTATTGTTACGATCTAGCATGTTCAGTTACTGATTTTTTGGTGCGGCGGCAAGTTTTGCTCGTATAAACTCTAAATGATCAAGATAGATCAAATCAGAGACCTGACGAATAACGGCCTCTTCCATCGGTTCAATAATCCCATCGGCATACGCGACAGCCCACATCGCTTCAATTAAATCATAACGTTCATTTGGCATTAAGGCTCTCAGCTTAGTCGTAAACTCATATAAAGACGTCGACGCTTTACTTTTAGCTACCGCTTCAAGCAATAATTGCTGTGCTTGTTCCTCACTAATATCGAGCAGTTTTACCAATAACTGTAATTTCGCGCTATCTTCTCGTTTATCACTTTGATGATCGGCACCTGATACTTCACAAAGTAATGAGGCCATTGCTAAATGCATCGAGGTCGTATCATTTGAGCCGCTTTCTGCCGCTTCATTGATGACTTTTTTTAATAAGGTACGTAATTGTTTAAACATAACTGACTCTTTATTGCTTTCATCTAATTTATGACAATAAAATTATAGCTCTGTTCCAATAAAAAAGGAGACTACAATGAGTCTCCTTTCTATCTAGGATCTTAAACTAAGATTTTATTTATGGTAAGGCTTAGATAAATCATGAACCGCTTCCACAAATACACCTGCATTTTCTGGCGGAACATCTAAGTGAATACCGTGACCTAAGTTAAATACGTGGCCTGTACCTTCGTTACCAAAACCTTCAAGAATAGTACCCACTTCTTGGCGAATACGTTCAGGTTGTGCGTAAAGGATTGATGGGTCCATATTACCTTGTAGAGCCACTTTATCACCAATGCGAGCTTTTGCATCTGCAATATTGATTGTCCAATCAAGGCCTACGGCATCACAGCCTGTTGCTGCAATTGACTCCAACCACATACCACCATTCTTGGTAAATAGCGTTACGGGTACACGACGACCTTCATTTTCACGAATTAAGCCATCAACGATCTTATGCATGTACTGCAAAGAGAATTCGTTGTAATCACGAGGCGTTAATACACCACCCCATGTATCAAATACCATCACTGATTGTGCACCCGCTTTAATTTGCGCGTTTAGGTATTCAATAACTGTATCAGCTAATTTATCTAGCAATAGGTGCAATGTTGCTGGCTCTGCATACATCATCTTTTTGATCTTAGTGAATGCTTTTGAGCTTCCACCTTCAACCATGTATGTCGCTAGTGTCCAAGGACTACCAGAAAAACCAATCAGTGGCACTTCGCCTTTTAGATCTTTACGGATCTGACGCACTGCATTCATTACGTATTGCAGTTCACCTTCAGGATCTGGAAGGCCGATTTTAGTTACGTCAGCTTTACAAGTAATTGGGCGTTCAAACTTAGGGCCTTCGCCTGTTTCAAAGTACAGACCTAAACCCATCGCATCAGGGATAGTCAGAATATCTGAAAATAGAATCGCTGCATCTAGAGGAAAACGACGCAAAGGCTGAAGAGTCACTTCTGAAGCAAGCTCTGCATTTTTGCACAGAGACATGAAATCACCAGCTTCTGCTCGTGTCGCCTTGTACTCTGGAAGGTATCGACCTGCTTGGCGCATCATCCAAACTGGTGTGTAATCTACTGGTTGTTTTAATA from the Aliivibrio wodanis genome contains:
- a CDS encoding putative lipoprotein; this encodes MKRILSTLLLSTFLFGCSSSPQDEQRIKSTILTSGQIQGDATSYYWYTRRLQQSISASDYVTIGDYGWYKTTYRWEKNILVEAVREGEMLDKTNELTPYFMHVRYNGNGEAVYQRYRKDGRIFPLMPNQLAQFQDQSQYLITKVENSNKEGISLYQGEWDGETFYSCNGEEYSEVEFNQILPDFVVARLSGLDSFISFLGEEKNRNKKVLKMSELLLLTDDSYKCVERPNLIED
- a CDS encoding membrane protein, producing the protein MFILSIYIAISISVSFICSVLEAILLSISPSYLAQMRQENHPSAERLTKLKNNVDRPLASILTLNTIAHTAGAAASGAQASIVFGSEWLGVFSAFLTFAILLFSEIVPKTIGATYWRQLAPMAARMLYWMVLLLTPVVWASEQLTKRLARGHQAPKLRDEIAAMATLAKENGEFAEGESKILTNILNIKDIPVTQIMTPRTVLFRVNAEMTVEDFLKEHMDTPFSRPLVYSEDSDNIIGFTHRLELFSAMHEGQGKRPLGSVMRPIQVVISTSTLPKAFEHLMKHRAQLALVIDEYGTVQGLLTLEDIFEYMVGEEIIDEADKTTDMQQLAQQRWTNWKTKHGVIDNTDKEEH
- the purH gene encoding bifunctional purine biosynthesis protein PurH, encoding MNNPRPIRRALISVSDKTGIVEFAQALTERGVDILSTGGTARLLAEKNIPVTEVSDYTGFPEMMDGRVKTLHPKVHGGVLGRRGQDDGIMEQHGINPIDIVVVNLYPFAETVAKEGCTLADAVENIDIGGPTMVRSAAKNHKDVAIVVNAHDYDRVISEMDANDKSLTQATRFDLAIAAFEHTASYDGMIANYFGTMVPSYGENKEGDEESKFPRTFNQQFEKKQDMRYGENSHQAAAFYVEVNPEEASVSTARQIQGKALSYNNIADTDAALECVKEFDEPACVIVKHANPCGVALGKDVLEAYDRAFKTDPTSAFGGIIAFNRELDAATATAITERQFVEVIIAPSVSVEAIEIVAAKKNLRLLECGEWTTKTTGFDVKRVNGGLLVQDRDQGMVSEDELKVVSKRQPTAEELKDALFCWKVAKYVKSNAIVYSKGDMTIGVGAGQMSRVYSAKIAGIKAADEGLVVEGCAMASDAFFPFRDGIDAAAEAGIKCVIQPGGSMRDDEVIAAADEHGMAMIFTGMRHFRH
- the hupA gene encoding DNA-binding protein HU-alpha, with amino-acid sequence MNKTQLIDAIAEKADLSKAQAKAALEATLEGVTGALKDGDQVQLIGFGTFKVNHRAARTGRNPKTGDEIQIKAANVPAFVAGKALKESVN
- the purD gene encoding phosphoribosylamine--glycine ligase, coding for MNVLIIGAGGREHALGWKAAQNPNVETVFIAPGNAGTALEPKLENVAIDVEDITALVAFAKEKEIELTIVGPEGPLVIGVVDAFREAGLPIFGPTKAAAQLEGSKAFTKDFLARHDIPTGYYANFTEIEPALAYVREQGAPIVVKADGLAAGKGVIVAMTLEEAEDAIKDMLAGNAFGDAGSRVVIEEFLEGEEASFIVMVDGASVLPMATSQDHKRVGDKDTGPNTGGMGAYSPAPVVTPEIHNRILEEVIYPTVRGMDAEGAPYTGFLYAGLMIDADGTPKVIEYNCRFGDPETQPIMMRMESDLVELCLMAIDEKLDEAESKWDPRASIGVVLAAGGYPSDYAKGDIISLPATEVEGQKVFHAGTKNNDAGDVVTNGGRVLCATALGNTVLEAQERAYELTKQVSWNGMFHRNDIGYRAIARELESK
- a CDS encoding D-isomer specific 2-hydroxyacid dehydrogenase, NAD binding domain, which gives rise to MNKLLIISKEKEKYLSLFKQSDLPDLEICHDLRKADIVLADPPLILDLLNQFESVDWVQSTFTGIDALTHPDLRQDYDLTNVKGIFGQQISEYVLGYCIQYFRHFSLYEQQQQKKQWQPHSYSSLTDKVMVILGTGSIGCALAKTAKALGFTAYGINRLGIPPKDSPFEKVFHITEMSSAFKQADVIVSTLPKTEQTVGLLNIDTLNDCNGALLFNVGRGDVIDNYGLLHALESQSLSHAFLDVFINEPLSQECSYWHHPNITVTPHIAAISFPEQVFEQFSENYLRWRDGFSLLNLVDFDKGY
- the hemE gene encoding uroporphyrinogen decarboxylase is translated as MTELKNDRYLRALLKQPVDYTPVWMMRQAGRYLPEYKATRAEAGDFMSLCKNAELASEVTLQPLRRFPLDAAILFSDILTIPDAMGLGLYFETGEGPKFERPITCKADVTKIGLPDPEGELQYVMNAVRQIRKDLKGEVPLIGFSGSPWTLATYMVEGGSSKAFTKIKKMMYAEPATLHLLLDKLADTVIEYLNAQIKAGAQSVMVFDTWGGVLTPRDYNEFSLQYMHKIVDGLIRENEGRRVPVTLFTKNGGMWLESIAATGCDAVGLDWTINIADAKARIGDKVALQGNMDPSILYAQPERIRQEVGTILEGFGNEGTGHVFNLGHGIHLDVPPENAGVFVEAVHDLSKPYHK